The following are from one region of the Vanessa atalanta chromosome 5, ilVanAtal1.2, whole genome shotgun sequence genome:
- the LOC125064277 gene encoding proton-coupled folate transporter-like, with translation MELENQKNTNQTAEEQPLKAEIPTNIQNLRFLGKLKYVKANITVEPVLALFVMPSVLAMLATQNLNLDKACRVNLEFEDLVCTNLRLRKRANHTFEEDEVQKLIASVQAWKSVILTAVPTTLMLFIGAWSDKTGRRKICMTMPIIGEIMTCLLNMTNTYFFYEVPVELTVFMEVIFQSLTGGWYTMLLGTYSYLGDITSKETRTFRLGILSLCMTVGFPIGMGLSGVLLKYAGYYGVFSMAAFFQFINLCYVIFVIEDHRWLENKDKEKRAGCTGFLLEFFDFHSLKDTMHIAFKKGSNNRRLRICLVLTVVCLSFGPLWGELSIMYIFARYRFNWDEVKYSIYSTYNLVTHSIGTMFCISVFSKKLGVDDAVLGMISTASKIGGAFVLAFARTDLEVYMAPLVEILNGTTTIALRSIASKLVSHQELGKVFSLFGVAETMMPLIFSPLYSRVYILTLHVLPGAVFLLSVLATLPAFGIFVWFYSQHMKDKRKKRLTIPALSTLPETQA, from the exons atGGAACtcgaaaatcaaaaaaatacaaatcaaacaGCAGAGGAACAACCGTTGAAAGCTGAAATACCAACGAATATACAGAACTTGAGGTTTTTGGGTAAATTGAAATATGTGAAAGCGAATATAACAGTGGAGCCTGTTTTGGCGTTGTTTGTGATGCCTAGTGTTCTAGCGATGTTGGCTACCCAGAATCTAAATTTGGACAAGGCATGTCGAGTGAATTTGGAATTCGAAGATCTCGTTTGTACCAATCTGAGACTTAGAAAGCGAGCAAATCACACATTCGAAGAAGACGAGGTGCAAAAATTAATAGCCTCTGTTCAAGCTTGGAAAAGTGTTATTTTAACGGCTGTTCCGACAACCCTGATGCTGTTCATAGGCGCTTGGAGTGACAAGACAGGAAGGCGGAAAATTTGCATGACGATGCCGATCATCGGGGAAATCATGACATGTCTTCTGAATATGACTAACACGTATTTTTTCTATGAAGTCCCAGTGGAGTTGACTGTATTTATGGAGGTCATATTTCAATCACTCACGGGGGGATGGTACACAATGCTGCTCGGTACTTATAGCTACCTGGGTGATATCACATCTAAGGAGACGAGAACATTTCGCTTGGGAATACTGAGTTTGTGTATGACCGTTGGATTCCCAATAGGGATGGGTTTGAGTGGTGTGCTGTTGAAATACGCCGGATACTATGGAGTGTTCTCTATGGCCGCGTTCTTCCAATTTATCAATTTGTGTTACGTTATCTTTGTCATCGAAGATCATAGATGGTTAGAAAATAAGGATAAG GAAAAGCGGGCAGGATGCACCGGATTTCTTCTGGAATTTTTCGATTTCCACAGTCTCAAGGACACGATGCATATAGCATTCAAGAAAGGTTCTAATAATAGGAGATTAAGGATTTGCCTGGTTTTGACTGTGGTCTGTCTGAGTTTTGGACCTTTATGGG GTGAACTgagtataatgtatatttttgcaCGCTACCGCTTCAATTGGGACGAAGTGAAGTACAGCATTTACTCGACTTACAATCTCGTTACGCATTCTATAG gtACAATGTTTTGTATTAGCGTGTTCAGCAAGAAGCTAGGAGTTGACGACGCCGTTCTAGGAATGATTTCGACGGCGAGTAAGATTGGCGGTGCTTTCGTTTTAGCCTTTGCTAGAACCGATCTCGAAGTCTATATgg CTCCTCTCGTTGAAATATTGAACGGGACGACAACAATAGCCCTGCGGTCGATCGCATCTAAATTGGTATCGCATCAAGAATTAG GTAAAGTGTTTTCATTGTTCGGGGTAGCGGAGACAATGATGCCTCTGATATTTTCGCCGCTGTATTCCCGCGTGTATATATTAACGCTACACGTGCTGCCCGGCGCCGTGTTCCTGCTCAGTGTGCTGGCCACTTTACCGGCATTCGGAATATTCGT ATGGTTCTACAGTCAACATATGAAAgacaaaagaaagaaaagatTGACCATACCGGCACTAAGCACGTTACCAGAAACTCAAGCATaa